In Brevibacillus marinus, the genomic window GCAGCATCGTATGGGTGAATCCGCTGCTTGGCGAGGAAGGATATGAACCGGTGGCCACGGGAATGAGCACTGCGCTTCCTTACGTGGATCGCTTTGTCGATGTCCATGATCTGGAATCGTGGATGACGGCTGTTCAACGGAATCTTTTTTCACTGCGGCCAGCCAGTCGTTAACATGTTGGCCCGCGCCGCACCATGAGTTGGCGGATGGCCGTGGACGGGAGCAAGCGGGTCAGCGTTCCGGCAGCTGCTCCGTCGCGCTTGGAGGGTCTGTGCCAGAGGGAGGGATGCCCGTGACCTTTGTGAATGCGCTGTTGATCGTGGTCGTCACCGCTTATTTCGTCTTGCTTGTGCATCGGCGGCGCGAGAAATTGACGTGTATGGCCGGAATGCTCATCGCGATGACCGTGGGGATGATGATGAGCGTAACGCTGGGCGTTCTGTTTGGCGTTTATTTTCAGCAGGATTTGACGACGTCGACCATTTTGGCCGTCGTGGCGGGAATGATGGGCGGTTATGCAGCCGGTCGGCCCATCAGCCTGATGGCCGCCATGGACGGGCTGTTGGCGGGGATAATGGGCGGAATGATGGGAGCTATGCTCGGCGCCATGCTGCTCTTTCCCACCGCAATGGTCTGGTTTGTCAACATCCTCTTCGCAGTTGTAATGTTGGTCTTGCGGCGGCTGATCGACGAAGAGAGCGAAAGCGCCGATAAAGAAGAGAGCGAGGCGAAACGGCCGTTTTTCCGCAGCGGTGCAATAATGGTTGGTCTGATTGCGCTTACAGGCTTGCTGTTGGCTGGTGGGAAGACAAGTCTTCCCGGCGTGGGCCAAGCGAGCGGGCACGCCGCCGGCGGTCATGCCGCCGCACAGGCCGAGATCACCGGCGATGTTCAAGAGGCGACGATTTACGTGAGCGCTTCCGGGTATAGCCCGCAACATATTGAATTAACGGCAGGTGTACCCGCAAGGATCCATTTTCAGACAGCGGGGGATATCGGCTGCTTGCGGCAGGTTGTCTCCAAGGAGTTGGGAATTGACCAAATTTTAGAGGCAGGGCGGCACAACTACATTCTAT contains:
- a CDS encoding cupredoxin domain-containing protein is translated as MTFVNALLIVVVTAYFVLLVHRRREKLTCMAGMLIAMTVGMMMSVTLGVLFGVYFQQDLTTSTILAVVAGMMGGYAAGRPISLMAAMDGLLAGIMGGMMGAMLGAMLLFPTAMVWFVNILFAVVMLVLRRLIDEESESADKEESEAKRPFFRSGAIMVGLIALTGLLLAGGKTSLPGVGQASGHAAGGHAAAQAEITGDVQEATIYVSASGYSPQHIELTAGVPARIHFQTAGDIGCLRQVVSKELGIDQILEAGRHNYILLTDVKPGTYRYTCGMGMYEGTITVK